The following coding sequences are from one Gopherus flavomarginatus isolate rGopFla2 chromosome 23, rGopFla2.mat.asm, whole genome shotgun sequence window:
- the LOC127039434 gene encoding butyrophilin subfamily 1 member A1-like: MKVLSSCATSIGSSSLLGLIIFFITFHIHKLESAQFKVNGPGHPVTAIVGKAVVLPCYLSPRMSAENMEVRWFRSEFSSVVHHYHEFRDQYGQQIAEYHGRTELLKDGILDGNVSLQILNIRSSDEGQYNCFVQDGLFYEESLLELKVAGLGSNPLISVDSYQDGGIRVLCQSTGWYPEPEVLWRDLNGQELSSLSEAKSLGDNGLFETENAVVIKEHSNQNLSCWIRNTFLNQEKESTIYIADHFFPRLNPWMVALCVILMDLFGVSGLTVYLLKIKKEWDREIGKSHILSSNK; encoded by the exons ATGAAGGTTCTCTCATCCTGTGCTACCTCCATAGGCAGCTCTTCTCTGCTCGGTTTGATCATTTTCTTCATTACTTTTCACATTCACAAGCTGGAATCAG CCCAGTTCAAAGTGAACGGTCCTGGTCACCCTGTAACTGCCATTGTGGGTAAGGCTGTTGTGTTACCCTGTTACCTGTCCCCCAGGATGAGCGCTGAGAACATGGAGGTGAGATGGTTCCGATCTGAGTTCTCTTCAGTTGTTCACCACTATCATGAGTTCAGGGATCAGTATGGGCAGCAGATAGCAGAATACCATGGAAGGACAGAGTTATTGAAAGATGGCATCCTGGATGGGAATGTTTCCTTGCAGATTCTTAATATCAGAAGCTCTGATGAAGGACAATACAActgctttgttcaagatggtctTTTTTATGAAGAATCTTTGTTGGAACTGAAGGTAGCAG GTTTGGGCTCCAATCCTCTTATCTCTGTGGATAGTTATCAGGATGGAGGGATCCGGGTGCTTTGTCAATCAACTGGGTGGTATCCAGAGCCAGAGGTACTGTGGAGAGATCTCAATGGGCAAGAATTATCATCGCTCTCTGAAGCAAAATCCCTGGGGGATAATGGCCTGTTTGAAACAGAAAATGCCGTTGTTATAAAAGAACATTCAAACCAAAACTTGTCCTGTTGGATCAGAAACACCTTTCTCAATCAAGAAAAGGAATCAACAATTTATATAGCAG ATCACTTTTTCCCAAGACTGAATCCCTGGATGGTGGCTCTGTGTGTGATCCTGATGGATTTGTTTGGTGTCAGTGGCCTCACTGTTTATTTATTGaaaattaaaaaag AATGGGATAGAGAAATTGGTAAGTCTCATATTCTTTCCTCCAACAAGTAA